A single genomic interval of Desulfovibrio sp. TomC harbors:
- a CDS encoding TetR/AcrR family transcriptional regulator yields the protein MSPAPYHHGNLRQELLTAGERLLETVGVEGLSLRALAREIGVSHSAPYRHFADKADLLAALAARGFSRLAQSLVATMDLYPDAHEARFLEASRRYIALGQAHPAMYRLMFGQERPGVGGQPELAESESAAYDALAASLTRGQEAGIFREGPVASMAMAAWAMVHGLTELRISGRLAPGGETEGETTQLGQTACTLLLNGILARSPAS from the coding sequence ATGTCGCCAGCCCCCTATCATCACGGAAATTTGCGTCAGGAACTGCTTACAGCCGGGGAACGGCTGCTGGAAACGGTCGGCGTCGAGGGCCTGAGCCTGCGCGCCCTGGCCCGGGAAATCGGGGTCAGCCACAGCGCCCCGTATCGGCATTTTGCCGACAAGGCCGACCTCCTGGCCGCCTTGGCCGCCCGGGGTTTTAGTCGACTGGCCCAGAGCCTTGTCGCCACCATGGACCTATACCCCGATGCCCATGAGGCCCGGTTTCTGGAAGCCAGCCGGCGCTATATCGCCCTGGGCCAAGCCCATCCGGCCATGTACCGGCTGATGTTCGGACAAGAGCGGCCGGGCGTTGGCGGGCAGCCGGAACTGGCTGAATCCGAAAGCGCCGCCTATGACGCCCTGGCGGCCAGCCTGACCAGGGGCCAGGAAGCGGGGATTTTTCGGGAGGGACCTGTCGCGTCCATGGCCATGGCCGCCTGGGCCATGGTCCACGGACTGACGGAGTTGCGTATTTCGGGCCGGCTTGCGCCGGGCGGCGAAACCGAGGGGGAGACGACCCAGTTGGGCCAAACGGCCTGCACCCTGCTCCTTAACGGGATTCTGGCTCGTTCCCCGGCTTCCTGA
- a CDS encoding glycosyltransferase family protein: MRIVTLHHPGFVATFRKLGHDVLSIGTTPDCDVHLTEPLSCMRFLDLLRAKALIPDLILWSDACQLPWVFGFHTLPSVVIGFSVDQYMNPWHIPYSAAFDTLFVAQKDYLPLFAASPTNRPARWMPLFCDASYDRDQEVSRDIPVSFVGTLQSPANPQRKPFLDAFRANAPLFATSGRYVPIFSRSQIVLNQSAAGELNYRLFQAMACGACLLTEDTSNGLSDLFTPGEDLLTYRRGDAGHAAAVARAALAHPERLAAMAANAKRKTLARHTVVSRARQILDTAVELAASGAPTRRLAAMERVEPLLRKAYVILAADNDLPLSLEERKFYYALSDQ; encoded by the coding sequence ATGCGCATCGTCACCCTGCATCACCCCGGCTTTGTCGCCACCTTTCGCAAACTCGGCCACGACGTGCTCTCCATCGGCACCACCCCGGACTGCGACGTCCACCTGACCGAACCCCTGTCCTGTATGCGATTCCTTGATCTGCTGCGCGCCAAAGCCCTGATCCCGGACCTCATCTTGTGGAGCGACGCCTGCCAGCTGCCCTGGGTCTTCGGATTCCATACCCTGCCTTCGGTGGTCATCGGCTTTTCCGTGGACCAGTACATGAATCCCTGGCACATTCCCTACAGTGCCGCCTTTGATACGCTTTTCGTGGCCCAGAAAGATTATCTCCCCCTTTTTGCCGCCTCCCCGACCAATCGGCCGGCCCGCTGGATGCCGCTTTTCTGCGATGCCTCCTACGACCGCGACCAGGAGGTCTCCCGCGATATTCCGGTCTCCTTTGTCGGCACGCTGCAAAGCCCGGCCAACCCGCAGCGCAAACCCTTCCTGGACGCTTTCCGGGCAAATGCGCCCCTTTTTGCCACCTCTGGGCGCTACGTGCCCATCTTTTCCCGCAGCCAGATCGTGCTCAATCAAAGCGCTGCCGGGGAACTCAATTACCGCCTCTTCCAGGCCATGGCCTGCGGGGCCTGTCTGCTGACCGAAGACACCTCCAACGGACTTAGCGACCTCTTCACGCCCGGTGAAGATCTGCTGACCTACCGCCGGGGCGACGCCGGCCATGCCGCAGCCGTGGCCCGGGCCGCCCTGGCCCACCCCGAGCGGCTGGCGGCCATGGCCGCAAACGCCAAACGCAAGACCCTGGCCCGCCATACCGTGGTCAGCCGGGCCAGACAGATTCTGGATACTGCGGTAGAGCTGGCCGCCAGCGGCGCGCCAACCAGACGATTGGCGGCCATGGAGCGCGTGGAGCCGCTGCTGCGCAAGGCTTACGTCATTCTGGCTGCGGACAATGATTTGCCGCTGTCTTTGGAGGAACGGAAATTTTATTATGCACTGTCAGACCAATAG
- the ilvD gene encoding dihydroxy-acid dehydratase — MRSSLFKSGLEKAPHRSLLYALGLTKEEMERPLIGVVNSANEVVPGHIHLNTIAEAVKAGIRMAGGTPMTFPVIGVCDGLAMNHAGMHFSLVSREIIADSIEIMASAHPFDALVCIPNCDKVVPGMLMAMLRLNIPSIIISGGPMLAGTTDDGQCDLIDVFEAVGKFKRGSIDADKLDELEQNACPGCGSCSGMFTANSMNCLSESVGLGLPGNGTIPAVTAKRVRLAKTAGMRVMDLLAKNIRPRDIVTEKSIENAVTMDMALGCSTNTVLHLPAVFAEAGLPLTLDIFDAISRKTPNLCKLSPAGKHYLDDLERAGGIPAVMSELAARGLLHLDVLTATGKTLGENLTDLKARVRNFDVIRAKEPYANEGGIAILRGSLAPDGAVVKQSAVAPAMMRHAGPARVFDDEEAANVAILGGRINPGDVVVIRYEGPQGGPGMREMLSPTSNIMGMGLGESVALITDGRFSGGTRGAAIGHVSPEAADGGPIGLVREGDRIEIDIPARKLDVCVDAAELEARRATLVHPEKVIESPLLRRYASLVKSAAQGAVYKDPRGR, encoded by the coding sequence ATGCGCAGTTCGCTTTTCAAATCCGGGCTGGAAAAAGCCCCGCATCGTTCATTGCTCTACGCTCTTGGCCTGACAAAAGAGGAAATGGAACGGCCGCTTATCGGCGTGGTCAATTCAGCCAACGAGGTCGTCCCCGGCCACATCCATTTGAACACCATTGCCGAAGCGGTCAAGGCCGGCATCCGTATGGCCGGCGGCACGCCCATGACCTTCCCGGTCATCGGCGTGTGCGATGGCCTGGCCATGAACCATGCCGGCATGCATTTTTCCCTGGTCAGCCGTGAGATCATCGCCGATTCCATCGAAATCATGGCCTCGGCCCATCCCTTTGACGCGCTGGTGTGCATTCCCAACTGCGACAAGGTGGTGCCGGGCATGCTCATGGCCATGCTGCGGCTCAACATCCCCTCGATCATCATAAGCGGCGGTCCCATGCTGGCCGGCACCACCGATGACGGCCAGTGCGACCTGATCGACGTGTTCGAGGCCGTGGGCAAGTTCAAGCGCGGCTCCATCGACGCGGACAAGCTCGACGAACTGGAGCAGAACGCCTGTCCCGGCTGCGGCTCGTGCTCGGGTATGTTCACGGCCAACTCCATGAACTGCCTGTCCGAGTCGGTCGGCCTGGGACTTCCCGGCAACGGCACCATCCCGGCGGTCACGGCCAAGCGGGTGCGTCTGGCCAAGACGGCCGGCATGCGGGTCATGGATCTCTTGGCCAAAAACATCCGGCCGCGCGACATCGTGACCGAAAAGAGCATTGAAAACGCCGTGACCATGGACATGGCCCTTGGCTGTTCCACCAACACGGTGCTGCATCTGCCGGCGGTCTTTGCCGAGGCCGGCTTGCCGCTGACGCTGGACATCTTCGACGCCATCTCGCGCAAGACCCCCAATCTGTGCAAGCTCTCGCCGGCCGGCAAGCATTATCTCGACGATCTGGAGCGGGCCGGCGGCATCCCGGCCGTCATGTCCGAGTTGGCCGCCCGGGGCCTTTTGCACCTCGACGTCCTGACCGCCACCGGCAAGACGCTGGGGGAAAACCTGACCGACCTTAAGGCGCGGGTGCGCAATTTCGACGTCATCCGGGCCAAGGAGCCCTATGCCAACGAGGGCGGCATCGCCATATTGCGCGGCAGCCTGGCCCCGGACGGGGCGGTGGTCAAACAGTCGGCCGTGGCCCCGGCCATGATGCGCCACGCCGGCCCGGCCCGGGTGTTTGACGATGAGGAAGCGGCCAACGTGGCCATCCTTGGCGGCCGGATCAATCCCGGCGACGTGGTGGTCATCCGCTACGAAGGCCCGCAAGGCGGGCCGGGCATGCGCGAAATGCTCTCCCCCACCTCCAACATCATGGGCATGGGCCTGGGCGAGTCGGTCGCGCTCATTACCGACGGCCGGTTTAGCGGCGGCACGCGCGGCGCGGCCATCGGCCATGTCTCGCCCGAGGCGGCCGACGGCGGTCCCATCGGGCTTGTCCGCGAGGGCGACCGCATCGAGATCGACATTCCGGCCCGCAAACTCGACGTGTGCGTGGACGCGGCCGAACTGGAAGCCCGCCGGGCCACCCTTGTGCATCCCGAAAAGGTCATCGAATCGCCACTGCTGCGTCGGTATGCTTCGTTGGTCAAATCAGCGGCCCAGGGCGCGGTGTACAAGGACCCCCGGGGACGATAG
- a CDS encoding class I SAM-dependent methyltransferase: MWDKETARRYDAWFQTRAGAFALKREIRLLERMTAAWPRRGQRLLEIGCGTGVFLDVLHQSGFDVTGLDASPDMLEQARGRLGNRADLHLGDAGHLPFDDKHYDFAVLLTVLEFCPDPALVLREAARVARKAVLVGFLNRCSLYGLSSKLWPGTTGKLLRNACWFTPWGLTGLVRQSLGPRPMRLGSVLVGPKSTWRESPPWRQLNSLMLPVPVGAVCACAVNLTREPVVTPLPAFGAKACPG; this comes from the coding sequence ATGTGGGACAAGGAAACGGCCCGACGCTACGACGCCTGGTTTCAGACCCGGGCCGGCGCGTTTGCCCTCAAGCGGGAAATCCGCCTGTTGGAGCGCATGACGGCGGCCTGGCCCCGGCGCGGCCAGCGGCTGCTGGAAATCGGCTGCGGCACCGGCGTGTTTCTCGACGTGCTGCACCAGAGCGGTTTTGACGTCACTGGCCTTGACGCCTCGCCCGACATGCTCGAACAGGCCCGGGGCCGCCTGGGCAACCGGGCCGATCTGCACCTGGGCGACGCCGGGCACCTGCCCTTTGACGACAAGCACTACGATTTCGCCGTGCTGTTGACCGTACTGGAATTTTGTCCCGATCCGGCCTTGGTGCTGCGCGAGGCGGCCCGGGTGGCCCGTAAGGCCGTGCTGGTCGGGTTTTTGAACCGTTGTTCGCTCTACGGCCTGTCCTCGAAGCTCTGGCCCGGGACCACGGGCAAGCTGTTGCGAAACGCCTGCTGGTTCACCCCCTGGGGGCTGACCGGGCTGGTGCGCCAGAGCCTGGGGCCGCGACCCATGCGCCTGGGCTCGGTGCTTGTCGGGCCGAAGTCCACCTGGCGCGAGTCGCCGCCGTGGCGACAGCTCAATTCGCTCATGCTGCCTGTGCCGGTTGGGGCGGTGTGCGCCTGCGCCGTCAATCTGACGCGCGAACCGGTGGTGACGCCGCTGCCGGCCTTTGGGGCCAAGGCCTGCCCGGGGTAG
- the hisS gene encoding histidine--tRNA ligase, producing the protein MEKIQKIKGFADLFPPDSTVFSFIEATARNVFSRYGYKELRVPVLERTELFCRSIGEETDVVQKEMYTFPDRKGRSLTLRPEATAGVMRALVEEGRATDGLAKYFAYGPMFRYERPQKGRMRQFHQIDVEAVGSPDALLDAEVLLMLDQYLRALGLTNLTIELNSLGCRECRPIFLDTLREFLKGMHKEHLCEDCMRRKLTNPLRVLDCKVPSCKEYTADAPKITDHLCPDCADHFAVVRRILDGAGLAYTLNPRLVRGLDYYVRTTFEIVSGDIGSQSSVAGGGRYDGLVHSIGGPDVPGVGFACGMERLALIIDKVAEPAPDFALVILDAAGLERGLLLAQELRAAGFAGEAPYAAKSAKSQMRAADKSKAAFCLVLGPDELAAGTVVVKNMRAGGQETISQDLLAAHLRARLEEGEPEA; encoded by the coding sequence ATGGAAAAAATACAGAAAATCAAAGGCTTTGCCGATCTCTTTCCGCCTGACTCGACCGTGTTCTCGTTTATCGAGGCCACCGCCCGAAACGTCTTTTCCCGCTACGGCTACAAAGAACTGCGCGTTCCGGTCCTGGAACGCACCGAACTCTTTTGCCGTTCCATCGGCGAGGAAACCGACGTCGTCCAGAAGGAAATGTACACCTTCCCGGACCGCAAAGGCCGCTCGCTCACCCTGCGCCCCGAAGCCACGGCCGGGGTCATGCGGGCCTTGGTCGAAGAAGGCCGGGCCACCGACGGGCTGGCCAAATATTTCGCCTACGGGCCGATGTTTCGCTACGAACGGCCGCAAAAAGGCCGCATGCGCCAGTTCCACCAGATCGACGTCGAAGCCGTCGGCTCCCCGGACGCGCTGCTCGACGCCGAAGTGCTGCTCATGCTCGATCAGTACCTGCGGGCGCTTGGCCTGACCAACCTGACCATCGAACTCAATTCGCTGGGCTGCCGCGAATGCCGGCCGATTTTTCTCGACACCCTGCGCGAGTTTTTAAAGGGCATGCACAAGGAACACCTGTGCGAAGACTGCATGCGCCGAAAACTGACCAACCCGCTGCGCGTGCTCGACTGCAAGGTGCCGTCCTGCAAGGAATATACGGCCGATGCCCCGAAAATCACCGACCACCTCTGCCCGGACTGCGCCGACCACTTCGCCGTGGTGCGCCGCATTCTCGACGGGGCCGGGCTGGCCTATACGCTCAATCCCCGGCTGGTGCGCGGCCTGGATTACTACGTGCGCACCACCTTTGAGATCGTCTCCGGCGACATCGGCTCCCAGTCGTCGGTTGCCGGCGGCGGCCGCTACGACGGGCTGGTCCACTCCATCGGCGGCCCGGACGTCCCTGGCGTCGGCTTTGCCTGCGGCATGGAACGCCTGGCCCTTATAATCGACAAGGTGGCCGAACCCGCGCCTGATTTCGCCCTGGTCATCCTCGACGCCGCCGGCCTGGAGCGCGGCTTGCTCCTGGCCCAGGAACTGCGCGCCGCCGGCTTCGCCGGCGAAGCGCCCTACGCCGCCAAGAGCGCCAAAAGCCAGATGCGCGCGGCCGACAAGTCCAAAGCCGCCTTCTGTCTGGTGCTCGGCCCGGACGAATTGGCTGCCGGCACGGTCGTGGTCAAGAATATGCGGGCCGGCGGCCAGGAAACCATCAGCCAGGATCTCCTCGCCGCCCACCTGCGCGCCCGCCTGGAAGAGGGCGAACCGGAAGCATAA